GATACTTGGCTGACGTTTTTGCTATTTGCCGCTTGCTTCATTTTTGCCGCATAGTTTTGAACGTCGGCTTCAGAAAGGTCGGCAGCTTGAGCAGCTGTTGCTGTTAAGCTTACTGCTGTCGCCATAGCAACTGGTGCAATAACAGTTGATAATAGGTTATTTGTATTAAAAATAGCCATGGTTTGATCCTTTGTTAATTATGAGATTATTTATTGTTAGTATGTTTACGTGTTGACTGTCTTAAGTAGCTGTCTTAACTTAACTGTTTTAAACGATGAGCACTTAAGTGATCAGTCAGTAGTCGTTGTCACTTTTATCATTTCTGTCATGGAAATGTTTGCCTTTGGCATTAAACGATTTGACATCAAATAACAGGACACGTGCCTTAGTATGTGGCCTTATCTTACTATATTAACAAGATGACAATCCTAGCTGAATATTAACCGCATGTAATAATTAGTGACAAAACACAAGATTTACTCACTAACTAGCATGATTTTTTACTATGCCTATTACCAAACTGTTAATGAACTAGCCTATTAAGCCTCTTTATTAAAAAGACTTAGATATTGGTTCGGCTACTGGTTGTTCTCATGGGTATCGTCATCTTCAACCAGCATACCCAAACGTGCAGAGCGACGTTGCATCATTTGTCGTGCTAACGCCTGCATATCCTCTACTCTATCGACTTCATCAACAATCTCTAGTCCCAATAACGTCTCAAGCACATCTTCTAACGTTACCAGTCCTTTCACCTCACCATACTCACCAACAGTAATGGCGATATGGATTCGGCTATTTAACATCAAATCAAGCAAATCAAACAGCTTCATTTTTGAGAACACAAAGGTAATCTCACGCTTATAGCTTTCAAGTGGCTTGTCCATGTGATTATTAGCTTTGGCTAATAAAATATCGGACTTAAGCACAAAGCCTGTCACCTTATCTAGATCTTCATCATAAATCGGCAGTCTTGAGAACATCAGCTTAGGACGATTGGCCAAAAGCTCAGCCACGGTAATAGATTGATCAAAGGCATGCATCACTGAACGAGGCGTCATGATATCTTCAACTTTGATCGCACCAAAAGCTAATAAATTACGAATAATTCTAGATTCTAACGGATCTATTTGACCTGACTGCTCACCCACGCTTGCTAGTGCAGCAAACTCATTTCGGCTAAATGAATGTGCCTTTTTACCACGGGTTAACAGTTTGGTTAACTTCTCAGATACCCAAATTAATGGGTATAACATAAAGATGATAGCTTTAACAAAATAAGCAACAGGGCCTGATAACTGGCGCCAATAAACAGTGCCCAATGTTTTAGGGATAATCTCAGAGCCGATAAGAATAATTAACGTCATTGCCGCTGAGAACACACCAAACCACTGGCTACCAAAGACGATAGTCGCCTGAGCACCCGCTCCAATAGAACCTACTGTGTGTGCGACTGTATTTAAAGTCAAAATAGCAGCGATTGATTGATCGATATTGTCGACTTTGACGTTTTTCAACATCGCTGATTTTTTAGGATTTTCTTCTGCAATAGAAGCCACATAAGAAGGCGTCATTGTCAGTAACGCAGCTTCAGAAACAGAACACACAAAGGAGACGGCAACGGATAGCGTCACAAACCCAATGAGCATAAATACATGAAAGCTGTAACTAGAGGTCTGTATTGCGGTGTCAACGGCACCACCAGCGGCGTAAGCAGCTAACGGCATCATGACTAATAGTGCAAGTAAAGTTGTCTTTTTACGGGAAAACAATGCTGATGTTCTAAATCGAGCTTTCAAGTCAAACACCTAATGTAGTTAAACATAATGAAGAATAAGGGCTACAGGATAGCATTAATTGAGGTTGGATTACATCCATTTATCATTGACACCTTCACGCAATGCTTTGCCTGGCTTAAAGTGAGGAATGGCTTTTGCCGGTACCAATACGGTTTCACCAGTCTTTGGATTACGCCCTTGTCTGGCATCACGATGGTGTAAACAAAAGGTACCAAAACCGCGAATTTCTATACGGCTGTTATTGATAAGATTGTCTGATAACAGTGCCAAAATTTCTCGCACTGCGCTATCGACGTCTGAATCAGTAATGTAGTCGCAACGTGATGCTACGTCTTGGATTAAATCTGATTTATTTATAATACTTGTCATATCCTTGTGACCTTAATAAATAATAGTTAAAAATTAATATAATAATAAATGGCTTTAAATCGCTAGTCCTTTAACTGATTTTGAGCAAAATTTGATACAGTGGCTGTTTAAATAAGAGGGATTTATATTCCATATTGATCTTAAAGTCATTAAGGAAAATACCCAGTACTTGTGCCATATTTAGTATTGCTTCAGTGCTTAATTTAGCTAATAGCACATTCGAGCTTTTTCACTCATTGTTAAGTCTATAGCTAGAGACCCTGCAATTAAATAAATGGTATTGTATTTAATTGCTTAAGTAGATATTAAATCATAACTTGGCCTTGCTGTGGAGTTTATCTGCAACTTTTTTCGACATTTGTAGTGTAATAATCGTTTTTTGCAACAAAAAAGGAGCAACCCGAGGGTCACTCCTATTTTTTGACTTCATATTAGGGCCATATCAAAAATAATAAACTCAATTTATGATATTAAAATTAATGACATAGCCACTAACTAACACTCAACTTATTATCAAAATAAGCGGTGATTAGTCTTCTTGCATTTGCTCTTTAATCAAGTCACCAATTGTTTTTGGCTGTGCTTCAGGAGCAGCTTGAGTGCTACCAAGCTCTTTAATTGCTTGACGCTCTTCTGCTTCATCTTTCGCTTTGATTGATAAGCTGATGCCACGTGACTTACGGTCAACGCTGATGATTTTCGCTTCAACAGTGTCGCCTTCGTTTAGGTGCTTAGTAGCATCTTCAACTTTATCACGCTGGATTTCAGAAGCGCGTAAGTAACCTTCTACTTCGTCAGCTAAAGTGATAGTAGCGCCTTTAGCGTCTACTTCTTTAACCGTACCAGTTACGATTGAACCACGGTCGTTAGCAACTAGGTATTCGTTGAATGGATCAGAGCTTAACTGCTTGATACCAAGGCTGATGCGGTTGGCTTCAGCGTCAACTGATAGAACCATAGCTTCAACAGTGTCGCCTTTGTTGTAGTTACGGATAGCTTCTTCGCCAGCTTCGTTCCAAGAGATATCAGATAGGTGAACTAAACCATCGATGCCACCGTCAAGACCGATGAAGATACCAAAGTCAGTGATTGACTTGATAGTACCGGTTAGCTTATCGCCACGGTCATATTTCTTATCGAACTCTTCCCATGGGTTTGGTAGAGTTTGTTTGATACCTAGGCTGATACGACGACGCTCTTCGTCGATATCTAGGATCATAACGTCAACTTCGTCACCAATCTGAACTACTTTAGATGGGTGGATGTTTTTGTTAGTGTGATCCATTTCTGAAACGTGTACTAGACCTTCGATACCGTCAGAAATTTCAGCGAAACAACCATAATCAGTTAAGTTAGTAACGCGTGCTTTAACGATGCTACCTACTGGGTAAGTACCGCTTACGTTATCCCATGGATCTGTACCTAGTTGTTTTAGACCTAGGCTTACGCGATTGCGCTCACGGTCAAACTTAAGTACTTTAACTTTAAGGTCTTGACCCACTTCAACCACTTCAGATGGGTGCTTAATACGGCGCCATGCCATATCAGTGATGTGTAGAAGACCGTCGATACCACCTAAGTCTACGAATGCACCGTAGTCAGTTAGGTTTTTAACGATACCTTCAACTTCGATACCTTCTTCAAGTTTGTTCAATAGCTCTTCGCGCTCAGCTGAGTTTTCAGCTTCCATAACCGCTTTACGGCTAACAACAACGTTGTTACGCTTCTGATCTAGCTTAATGATTTTGAACTCAAGCTCTTTGCCTTCAAGATGTGTCGTGTCACGAATAGGACGTACATCTACTAATGAACCTGGTAAGAAAGCGCGTACTGAACCGATATCAACAGTAAAACCGCCTTTTACTTTGCTTGAGATAACGCCTTTTACAATTTCATCGCCTTCAAATAATTTCTCAAGCGCATTCCAAGTTTCAACACGTTTTGCTTTTTCGCGCGACAGTAGGGTTTGACCCATGCCGTTGTCAACAGCCTCAACTACCACATCAACGCTGTCGCCCACTGCTACTTCAAGCTCGCCATTGTCGTCTAAGAACTCTTCACGAGCTACCACACCCTCAGACTTTAAACCAGTGTCAACTGTAATCCAATCGCTATCGATTGCTACAACAGCACCGCTGATAACTGAGCCACGCTCAATATCAAGACCCTGCTCTTCTAGACTCGCTTCAAATAGTTCAGCAAATGATTCCATTATGATTACCTTAATATAGCCGTATCCTGTCCAGCACAGTACGGTTCAAGTTAATGAGAATAAAAGATTGACGCTGGTTTTACTCTTTTACTCTCATTTGATAAAAATGTTATTTTGAAAGATGATTCTCTTAAAATCTAAAACGATTGTTTATAACAAAAGACTATTATAAAAAATTATGCACTAAAACTAATGCCTTTTTGTTGGCAGAAGTTTTTGATTTGTGTAAACACCTGATCTGCAGAAAGCTCTGAGCTATCTAATAGTAAAGCATCAGGTGCCGGTTTTGACGGAGAGGCACTTCTATTTTCATCGCGTGCATCTCTATCTTGAATACTTTGTAATATTGCTGCGTAGTCTGCCTGTTGACCCGCTTGTTGCAATTGAGCCACTCGGCGCTCTGCGCGTGCTTCAGCACTGGCTGTCAGATACACTTTAGCATCTGCATTTGGGAACACCACTGTGCCCATATCTCGGCCATCTGCTATCAAGCCTGAGTCATTGGCCATGTCTTGTTGCAATGCCAATAAGGCGGCTCTAACTTTAGGCAAGGCTGCCACTTTTGAGGCATAACCGCCGACGGTTTCATTTCTAATCTCGCCCGCCACATTATGACCATCAACCACAATATCAACTTGCCCTGATGCTTGCGGCAAGAACTGAATATCAAGCTGCTCAGTTATTTGCGCAATGTTCACTTCATCATCAGCATCTAGGTCAGGCTTGTCTTGTTTTAGCAGTCCGGCTTCAAATGCTTTTAGGCCAACAATGCGATATAAAGCACCTGAATCTAATAGGCGGTAGTTTAATGCTTGTGCCAGCCTTAAACACACAGTACCTTTTCCTGCGCCACTTGGCCCATCGATGGTAATGACAGGAAAGCCCATGTTAGTCACCTATTATCGCTGCTTAGTTTACTTAAGTCCTAGCCTTATAAGCTCTATAACGCGCCATTGGCTATGACCATTAATCATTGTCTATCTATCATTGCATTCATCACCAAAACAGTACAACTGTAAGCAATAAACGCAAATAGGGCCGGATTATAACAAATTTCTAACGCTTTCACCAGTCAAAATTAGACGATTTAATTGCTAACTTGCCCAGTGGCTTTTGCCTGACTTTTTTGTTGTCTCCGGGCTTTAAAAAATGACTTTAATTGCTGCTGACTTAACGAGCGTAAAAGTTCAGAGTTCACCTTTATTCGGTGATTATAGAAGCCCATTTTTGATAAATCTAACTGACTGCCTACCATGCCGGCGCGTGGCTCGTATGTGGCAAACACTAAGCGCTGAAGGCGCGCATGTATCAAAGCCCCAAAGCACATGGTACATGGCTCAAGCGTGACATACATTGTGGTATTCGGCGGTAATCGATAGTTCTGTATTGTCTCACAAGCACAGCGTAGGGCCACAATTTCTGCATGTGCTGTCGAATCATGACTGGTGATAGGTTGATTAAAGCCTTCACCAATCACCTCACCATCACAAACCAGCACTGCCCCAACAGGCACTTCTTCTAGCTCAGCTCCGCGCGCTGCTAACGATAAAGCTCGCCGCATAAACTTAACATCAGCTAATGTCCAATATTTGGCACTAGCTAGGTAGCTAAGTGCTTCACTAGAAGACTCAAACCCTTGGTAGGAACTTAAACGATTAGGATGGCTCATAAGGCTCACAACACAGGTCAAAATTTAATGGCTTCAATAATTAATTGCTTTAATACTCAACTTCAACGACTTAACTCTTAAATAGCTTTAATACTCAGTAGCGATTGCTTTATGTTAGTTCATTTATATAAGTCACTTTATCCTAGTTACCTTATATGAGCCACTTTATATAAGTCGCTTTATTTTAATTGGTTTTACTGTGGTAACTGCCATTGAATAGGAGTCTTACCATGCTGCTGTAAATACTGATTGGCTTTTGAAAAGGGCTTACTACCAAAGAAGCCGCCTCTGTTCGCAGCCAATGGCGAGGGATGCACAGCTGATAACACCAAGTGCTTATCAGTGTCAATAAAGCGGCCTTTAAGTTTGGCCTTACTACCCCACAGAATAAACACTGTATTTTGGGTCTGCTGATTTACCACATCAATCACCGCATCAGTAAACTGCTCCCAGCCTTTACCTTGATGACTGCCTGCCATGCCCTCTTCTACCGTCAATGAGGCATTAAGTAATAACACACCCTGCTCCGCCCATGTGGTCAAGTCACCGTGTCGTGGAGTCAATGTGCCAATGTCATCGGCCATTTCTTTAACAATATTACGTAGTGATGGCGGCATCGGAATCATTTTAGGAACCGAGAATGAAAGCCCCATGGCCTGCCCTGGCCCATGATAAGGATCCTGACCCAAGATCACCACTTTCACATTAGACAGTGGGGTTAAATTAAAGGCGTTAAACATTTGACTGGCTTTGGGATAGATACTTTTACCTGAGCCATATTCTTGTTTTAAAAAGTCACGCAAGTTGTCCATATTGTCTGAGGTTAACTCGTCAGCCAACGCTTGCTTCCAGTCTTCTGGCATTTTGACATTGGCCAATATCGCCTGTTTTTCAGCGTCTGTTTTTTGAGTTTTTAGATTTTTTTCAAATAAGTCCATATGTGCTTACCTTGTATTGTTTTATGCACGTCTAAAAAAATAATGAGTTGCTAAATATACCCCACTCTTAACTCTTTGTAAGTTATTGAAAAATAAAGGCTTAGAAAAATTTTATTCTACAATCTAAATTAACAAGCCTTCTGAAACCAATGGATTGGAAAAAAGAGTTGATATTCGGGTTAAATATATTAGCGACTCTATAAGCATATAGTAGTTACTTTTATAACAACACTACTATGGCGTGTACCTAATATAAGCAGTATTACAGTGAAATAATTGATACGTTGATACTGCTTAACCGTTTCGCTATACTTTTCTTATTAAGCAAGACGGCAACAAACATGAAGAGTATTAATAATAGACTCTTCAGATTAGGTGATTGAATGCAAAACAAAAATACAGTACCAAAATG
Above is a window of Psychrobacter sp. FDAARGOS_221 DNA encoding:
- the tadA gene encoding tRNA adenosine(34) deaminase TadA, whose amino-acid sequence is MSHPNRLSSYQGFESSSEALSYLASAKYWTLADVKFMRRALSLAARGAELEEVPVGAVLVCDGEVIGEGFNQPITSHDSTAHAEIVALRCACETIQNYRLPPNTTMYVTLEPCTMCFGALIHARLQRLVFATYEPRAGMVGSQLDLSKMGFYNHRIKVNSELLRSLSQQQLKSFFKARRQQKSQAKATGQVSN
- a CDS encoding uracil-DNA glycosylase, which translates into the protein MDLFEKNLKTQKTDAEKQAILANVKMPEDWKQALADELTSDNMDNLRDFLKQEYGSGKSIYPKASQMFNAFNLTPLSNVKVVILGQDPYHGPGQAMGLSFSVPKMIPMPPSLRNIVKEMADDIGTLTPRHGDLTTWAEQGVLLLNASLTVEEGMAGSHQGKGWEQFTDAVIDVVNQQTQNTVFILWGSKAKLKGRFIDTDKHLVLSAVHPSPLAANRGGFFGSKPFSKANQYLQQHGKTPIQWQLPQ
- a CDS encoding CNNM domain-containing protein; translation: MKARFRTSALFSRKKTTLLALLVMMPLAAYAAGGAVDTAIQTSSYSFHVFMLIGFVTLSVAVSFVCSVSEAALLTMTPSYVASIAEENPKKSAMLKNVKVDNIDQSIAAILTLNTVAHTVGSIGAGAQATIVFGSQWFGVFSAAMTLIILIGSEIIPKTLGTVYWRQLSGPVAYFVKAIIFMLYPLIWVSEKLTKLLTRGKKAHSFSRNEFAALASVGEQSGQIDPLESRIIRNLLAFGAIKVEDIMTPRSVMHAFDQSITVAELLANRPKLMFSRLPIYDEDLDKVTGFVLKSDILLAKANNHMDKPLESYKREITFVFSKMKLFDLLDLMLNSRIHIAITVGEYGEVKGLVTLEDVLETLLGLEIVDEVDRVEDMQALARQMMQRRSARLGMLVEDDDTHENNQ
- a CDS encoding integration host factor subunit beta; its protein translation is MTSIINKSDLIQDVASRCDYITDSDVDSAVREILALLSDNLINNSRIEIRGFGTFCLHHRDARQGRNPKTGETVLVPAKAIPHFKPGKALREGVNDKWM
- the cmk gene encoding (d)CMP kinase, with amino-acid sequence MGFPVITIDGPSGAGKGTVCLRLAQALNYRLLDSGALYRIVGLKAFEAGLLKQDKPDLDADDEVNIAQITEQLDIQFLPQASGQVDIVVDGHNVAGEIRNETVGGYASKVAALPKVRAALLALQQDMANDSGLIADGRDMGTVVFPNADAKVYLTASAEARAERRVAQLQQAGQQADYAAILQSIQDRDARDENRSASPSKPAPDALLLDSSELSADQVFTQIKNFCQQKGISFSA
- the rpsA gene encoding 30S ribosomal protein S1, whose amino-acid sequence is MESFAELFEASLEEQGLDIERGSVISGAVVAIDSDWITVDTGLKSEGVVAREEFLDDNGELEVAVGDSVDVVVEAVDNGMGQTLLSREKAKRVETWNALEKLFEGDEIVKGVISSKVKGGFTVDIGSVRAFLPGSLVDVRPIRDTTHLEGKELEFKIIKLDQKRNNVVVSRKAVMEAENSAEREELLNKLEEGIEVEGIVKNLTDYGAFVDLGGIDGLLHITDMAWRRIKHPSEVVEVGQDLKVKVLKFDRERNRVSLGLKQLGTDPWDNVSGTYPVGSIVKARVTNLTDYGCFAEISDGIEGLVHVSEMDHTNKNIHPSKVVQIGDEVDVMILDIDEERRRISLGIKQTLPNPWEEFDKKYDRGDKLTGTIKSITDFGIFIGLDGGIDGLVHLSDISWNEAGEEAIRNYNKGDTVEAMVLSVDAEANRISLGIKQLSSDPFNEYLVANDRGSIVTGTVKEVDAKGATITLADEVEGYLRASEIQRDKVEDATKHLNEGDTVEAKIISVDRKSRGISLSIKAKDEAEERQAIKELGSTQAAPEAQPKTIGDLIKEQMQED